One window of the Burkholderiales bacterium genome contains the following:
- a CDS encoding SDR family oxidoreductase, with protein MPQKHQDPKAVRPPQEQAEPGSEAQMKPRPRIIRDNYQGSAKLKDKVALITGGDSGIGRGVAVHFAREGADVAIMHLSEEREDANETRLLVEQEGRRCLTMVGDIGDEQTAQRAVEQTMRQLGRLDILINNAAEQHPQKSIEDLSAAQLERTFRTNVFGMFFMTKAAMPHLKKGSAIINTTSVTAYRGSANLLDYAATKGAIVAFTRSLAHAVIEQGIRVNAVAPGPVWTPLISSTFPAEKVATFGTDSPMGRAGEPEDIAPCYVFLACADSLYITGQVLHPNGGEIVNG; from the coding sequence ATGCCGCAAAAACACCAAGACCCGAAAGCCGTTCGACCGCCGCAGGAGCAAGCCGAGCCGGGCTCGGAAGCGCAAATGAAACCGCGCCCGCGCATCATTCGCGACAACTACCAGGGCAGCGCCAAACTCAAGGATAAGGTCGCGCTGATCACCGGCGGCGATAGCGGCATCGGCCGCGGCGTCGCCGTCCACTTCGCGCGCGAAGGCGCCGATGTCGCGATCATGCATTTGAGCGAGGAACGAGAGGATGCGAACGAGACCAGGCTGCTTGTCGAACAGGAAGGACGCCGCTGTCTGACGATGGTCGGCGACATCGGCGACGAGCAAACCGCGCAGCGCGCTGTCGAACAAACGATGCGGCAACTCGGCAGGCTCGACATCCTCATCAACAACGCCGCCGAACAGCATCCGCAGAAAAGCATAGAAGACCTCAGCGCCGCGCAACTCGAGCGCACGTTCCGCACCAACGTGTTCGGCATGTTCTTCATGACCAAAGCGGCGATGCCGCATCTGAAAAAAGGCAGCGCCATCATCAATACGACTTCGGTTACCGCCTATCGCGGCAGCGCAAACCTCCTCGACTACGCAGCGACCAAAGGCGCCATCGTTGCCTTCACGCGCTCCCTCGCGCATGCTGTGATCGAGCAGGGCATTCGTGTCAACGCCGTCGCCCCAGGCCCGGTCTGGACGCCGCTGATTTCTTCAACTTTTCCGGCCGAAAAAGTCGCGACGTTCGGAACGGATTCGCCGATGGGCCGCGCCGGCGAGCCCGAAGACATCGCGCCGTGCTACGTCTTCCTGGCCTGCGCTGATTCGTTGTACATCACGGGGCAGGTGTTGCATCCGAACGGTGGGGAGATCGTGAATGGCTGA